In one window of Desulforhabdus amnigena DNA:
- a CDS encoding cysteine synthase, whose amino-acid sequence MKNVFSNVLESIGNTPLIRINRLNTNPHVTLYAKLEARNPGGSIKDRTALSMIEAAERDGLLTPDKIIIEATSGNTGIGLAMVAAVKGYRIMLAMPETASLERQKILKALGAQLLLTPGALATDGAIEEVYNLVRENPDRYFMADQYNNPANPAAHRFGTGPEIYEQTDGKVTAVVVTLGTTGTAMGILQAMKERNPAIEVVAVEPYPSHKIQGLKNMKESYVPGIFDRHSLDRIVHVKDEEAFEMARRLAREEGIFAGMSSGAAMAAAVRLANEVTEGVIVAILPDGGDRYLSTNLFTTMLEPDFRFFNLLGREKIDFKPVQEGKVRVFVTGPPLDQLLTLQESRRFILADLLTRFLLSKGFSVNQVILIPDLDSRTIQGACTAKMDLASYTQQQVDHFLADLDSLKVQRAYRYPRTTEHIDTIAEFTKSLIEKGAAYEKLRSVYFDLSKSKDYGALSRINLKKIRLGTTVDLDAYEKQNPRDFALLKRATLAELKRGSFMKTDWGNVLPTWHIASVSVALHDLGSPIDIQVSSVDFLFPHLENVREIGEALTGKPFANVWMVSERIWSNKEEKAQNGIDENISIRELIAGGYSPLEIRYWLLSTHYRKPIHATPQNIQNAVRGYQRLKEFIRRVKYSQAGGEEHKLIPEILYALEHDFFDALADDLNMPNAIAGLFKFIRQINPILEQSQFSEAQRKQIMDVLQNLNGILGVFDMDLQPLDEKEEKIIKEREEARKSGDWEKADRLREELLERGIQILDSPTGTQWERVGRKAWYSRS is encoded by the coding sequence ATGAAAAATGTATTTTCCAATGTTTTAGAATCTATCGGCAACACGCCGCTCATTCGCATCAATCGACTGAATACAAACCCTCATGTCACACTATACGCCAAATTGGAAGCCAGGAATCCAGGGGGCTCCATTAAAGATCGCACAGCACTCTCAATGATCGAAGCGGCAGAACGGGATGGACTGCTCACGCCGGACAAAATCATCATTGAAGCTACAAGCGGCAACACAGGCATTGGTCTGGCAATGGTAGCAGCCGTGAAGGGATACCGCATCATGCTGGCCATGCCGGAAACGGCGAGCCTGGAACGGCAGAAGATCTTGAAGGCCCTTGGAGCCCAGTTGCTGCTCACCCCCGGCGCTCTGGCGACGGACGGCGCCATCGAAGAGGTCTACAACCTGGTCAGGGAAAACCCCGATCGCTATTTCATGGCCGACCAGTACAATAATCCCGCCAATCCAGCCGCCCATCGCTTCGGAACGGGTCCGGAGATCTACGAGCAAACGGACGGCAAGGTGACCGCCGTCGTCGTCACGCTCGGAACCACGGGTACAGCCATGGGCATTCTGCAGGCCATGAAGGAAAGAAATCCCGCTATTGAAGTTGTCGCTGTGGAGCCTTATCCAAGCCACAAGATTCAGGGTTTGAAAAACATGAAGGAATCTTATGTGCCCGGGATTTTTGACCGTCACTCTCTCGATCGCATCGTGCACGTGAAAGATGAAGAAGCTTTCGAAATGGCACGCAGGCTGGCCCGGGAGGAAGGTATTTTTGCGGGCATGAGTTCGGGAGCAGCGATGGCCGCCGCAGTACGACTCGCCAACGAAGTCACGGAGGGGGTCATCGTGGCCATTCTCCCCGACGGCGGAGATCGGTATCTCAGCACCAACCTCTTTACCACCATGCTGGAACCCGATTTTCGCTTCTTCAATCTTCTCGGCAGAGAAAAAATAGACTTCAAACCCGTACAGGAAGGAAAAGTGCGGGTCTTCGTGACAGGTCCCCCCCTGGATCAACTTCTTACCCTTCAGGAATCACGCCGATTCATTCTGGCGGATCTCCTTACACGGTTCCTCCTTTCCAAAGGTTTCTCCGTGAACCAGGTCATCCTCATTCCAGACCTGGACAGCCGCACGATTCAAGGGGCATGCACGGCCAAAATGGACCTGGCCTCCTACACCCAGCAGCAGGTGGATCATTTCTTGGCCGACCTCGACAGTTTGAAGGTTCAGCGAGCATACCGCTACCCTCGCACCACCGAACACATCGACACTATCGCGGAGTTTACCAAATCTCTCATTGAAAAAGGTGCAGCCTATGAAAAGTTGCGCTCCGTTTACTTCGACCTTTCCAAGAGCAAAGACTATGGAGCCCTCTCGCGCATCAATCTGAAAAAAATACGGCTGGGAACCACTGTCGACCTGGATGCCTATGAAAAGCAAAACCCAAGGGATTTCGCCCTCTTGAAACGTGCCACACTCGCCGAACTCAAACGGGGCAGTTTCATGAAAACCGATTGGGGCAACGTGCTTCCAACCTGGCATATTGCCAGTGTCTCTGTCGCCTTGCATGATCTGGGCTCCCCCATAGACATTCAGGTGAGCAGCGTGGACTTCCTTTTTCCGCACCTTGAAAATGTTCGGGAGATCGGAGAGGCTTTGACAGGAAAACCCTTTGCCAATGTGTGGATGGTTTCCGAACGCATCTGGTCCAACAAGGAAGAAAAGGCTCAAAACGGAATAGACGAAAACATTTCCATACGGGAACTCATTGCCGGCGGATACTCGCCCCTGGAGATTCGCTACTGGCTGCTGAGCACTCATTACCGCAAGCCCATTCATGCGACTCCTCAAAACATTCAAAATGCCGTACGGGGATATCAGCGGTTGAAAGAATTCATCCGCCGCGTAAAGTATTCCCAGGCTGGCGGTGAAGAGCACAAACTGATTCCTGAAATACTTTATGCTCTGGAACATGATTTCTTCGATGCCCTTGCCGATGATCTGAATATGCCCAATGCCATTGCAGGCCTTTTCAAGTTCATCCGGCAGATCAATCCCATCCTGGAACAGTCACAGTTCAGTGAGGCGCAACGCAAGCAAATTATGGATGTTCTACAGAACTTGAATGGAATCCTCGGTGTCTTTGACATGGACCTGCAACCGCTGGATGAAAAAGAGGAAAAGATCATCAAAGAGCGGGAGGAGGCACGAAAATCAGGGGATTGGGAGAAAGCGGACCGCCTGAGAGAAGAACTTCTGGAGCGCGGAATTCAGATTTTAGACAGCCCCACCGGCACACAGTGGGAACGCGTGGGAAGAAAAGCTTGGTACTCGAGATCGTAA
- a CDS encoding class II fructose-bisphosphate aldolase has translation MTKQNMELRPENVKKRFPDSLVPLVNGKALIAAAKKHNAMIMAANMRCRLPVAGIVQASMAAKAPVMYEIAKSEMTYTEFSPKTFVEFIVQENERLGNTEVPFAIHADHLTVKKMEDVESVRNLIAQELEAGFTSFAIDASHMENEKNLAATLELAKPIIEAGLSLEVELGEIGAKSGKAEGFTQPEEAEWFIGELNKNGIRPDLLAINNGSIHGTYFGTAHEGIQLDLTRKIWDAIQPWGVDIAQHGITGTSLDKISLFIQYGIRKGNVGTFWQNISFGLGMNQNGNAITTENREYVKRPYRGVPDELWQEMWRWAVETGNTGGDIKKANKAFAARFNVLSTEYKNRITAQTFEEAIRLFEATHSIGLAEGVWDFL, from the coding sequence ATGACTAAGCAAAATATGGAATTACGTCCAGAAAATGTAAAGAAGCGTTTTCCAGACAGCCTTGTGCCCCTGGTCAATGGGAAAGCGCTCATTGCAGCAGCAAAAAAGCACAACGCAATGATCATGGCAGCCAATATGCGTTGTCGCCTGCCCGTTGCAGGAATTGTTCAGGCATCCATGGCTGCCAAAGCCCCCGTCATGTACGAAATTGCCAAATCCGAGATGACTTATACCGAATTTTCCCCGAAGACTTTTGTCGAGTTCATCGTTCAGGAGAATGAACGATTGGGCAATACCGAAGTCCCTTTCGCCATTCACGCAGATCATCTTACCGTCAAAAAAATGGAAGATGTGGAAAGTGTCAGAAATCTTATAGCGCAGGAACTGGAGGCTGGTTTTACCTCCTTTGCCATAGATGCTTCCCATATGGAGAACGAAAAGAACCTTGCGGCCACCTTGGAACTCGCAAAACCGATCATTGAAGCCGGCCTGAGCCTTGAAGTCGAACTGGGAGAAATTGGAGCCAAGAGTGGGAAGGCGGAAGGTTTCACTCAGCCTGAAGAGGCGGAATGGTTCATCGGGGAATTGAACAAAAATGGAATTCGGCCCGATTTGCTCGCCATCAACAATGGCTCGATTCACGGAACCTATTTTGGAACGGCCCATGAGGGCATTCAGCTCGATCTGACCAGGAAAATCTGGGATGCCATTCAGCCGTGGGGCGTCGATATCGCTCAACACGGAATCACGGGAACTTCTCTGGATAAAATTTCCTTATTCATTCAATACGGGATTCGCAAAGGAAACGTGGGAACTTTCTGGCAGAACATCTCTTTCGGTCTCGGGATGAACCAAAACGGGAATGCGATCACTACGGAAAACCGTGAATATGTCAAACGGCCCTATCGCGGCGTTCCCGACGAGCTCTGGCAGGAAATGTGGCGTTGGGCGGTGGAAACGGGCAATACGGGAGGCGACATCAAAAAGGCGAACAAAGCGTTTGCAGCCAGGTTCAATGTCCTTTCCACGGAATACAAAAATCGCATCACGGCTCAGACCTTCGAGGAAGCGATACGCCTTTTCGAAGCGACCCATTCCATCGGGCTTGCGGAGGGCGTTTGGGATTTTTTATAA
- a CDS encoding 5-formyltetrahydrofolate cyclo-ligase — protein sequence MNADWISPEQKSLFRKKAIEEQNDAPLSLEYNGTGKVAERIRRIDDYRNSKNILVSLHPSLRQTCLNVLADQKKLLIPTPGLQKGFMLVSPTSVPPQKRKLAIRPIPNNPFGRKMPYEEPFQGLVDLIITEAFLLGRDGTRMGDGSGHLDIQCAILSSLGWLSPDVRVLAVADDRQIVPSVPVEKTDVRIHWIVTPTQVLAASHDEPFSCEISWEKLSKKQIRRNEALYFLNRRRLISLPH from the coding sequence TTGAATGCAGATTGGATTTCCCCAGAGCAGAAGTCGTTATTCCGGAAAAAAGCAATCGAGGAACAGAACGACGCTCCACTCTCCCTTGAGTACAACGGAACAGGTAAGGTAGCGGAAAGAATCCGGCGCATCGATGATTACCGCAATTCAAAAAACATCCTGGTTTCTCTTCACCCCTCTCTGCGCCAGACCTGTCTGAATGTCCTTGCGGACCAGAAAAAACTCCTGATTCCGACTCCAGGACTTCAAAAGGGGTTCATGCTCGTCTCCCCCACCTCCGTTCCTCCCCAAAAAAGGAAACTCGCCATTCGCCCCATCCCCAACAACCCTTTTGGCAGGAAAATGCCCTATGAAGAACCCTTCCAAGGCCTTGTCGATTTGATCATCACCGAAGCTTTTTTGCTTGGAAGAGATGGAACACGCATGGGAGATGGGTCAGGGCATCTGGACATCCAGTGCGCCATCCTCTCTTCCCTGGGGTGGCTCTCCCCGGATGTTCGTGTGTTGGCCGTGGCTGATGATCGGCAAATCGTACCTTCGGTTCCCGTGGAAAAGACAGATGTACGGATTCATTGGATTGTCACTCCCACTCAAGTCCTTGCGGCTTCCCATGATGAGCCGTTCTCCTGCGAAATCTCATGGGAAAAACTGAGCAAAAAGCAGATTCGACGCAACGAGGCTCTCTATTTTTTGAACCGCCGGCGGCTCATCTCGCTGCCCCATTAG
- a CDS encoding L,D-transpeptidase family protein, translating into MKIRGLLLLLFFSVVAMTLPPTISAEEEFTATIKRYPYRIPDLTVIGSPTAYIIQPKDTLLDIARRNALGYNEVELLYPRMDAWVPPNGKRITVPTFWVLPPTQHEQLVINVAELRLYFFDRTTSTVQTNPIGIGDEGWETPLGTFSITEKRPNPVWYVPQSLQAKYGMASMPPGPENPLGEFVMKFSAGAYGIHGTAMPWGVGRLVSHGCIRCYPEHIRILYPQVPIGAKLEIIYEPVKIGQKNGQIFVEAHPDVYRKIPDYMQYATDKLAKCPLADRVDMNKFHMAIDLQNGVPTNITRISAEDFSPKLVGFSQE; encoded by the coding sequence ATGAAGATTCGGGGCCTTTTGTTGTTGCTGTTTTTTTCCGTCGTTGCGATGACTCTCCCTCCCACCATTTCGGCCGAAGAGGAATTTACCGCGACGATAAAGCGTTATCCCTACCGCATACCCGACTTGACGGTCATTGGATCTCCTACGGCCTACATCATTCAGCCTAAAGACACCTTGCTCGATATCGCCAGGCGCAATGCGCTGGGCTATAACGAAGTGGAACTTCTCTACCCTCGCATGGATGCATGGGTTCCCCCCAACGGCAAACGCATTACCGTCCCGACTTTCTGGGTTCTCCCCCCGACGCAACACGAACAATTGGTCATCAATGTCGCGGAACTGAGGCTCTACTTCTTCGACAGGACGACTTCCACCGTCCAGACCAATCCCATCGGGATCGGCGATGAGGGTTGGGAAACTCCTCTGGGAACCTTTTCCATCACCGAAAAACGCCCCAATCCGGTATGGTATGTCCCGCAATCCCTTCAGGCAAAGTATGGTATGGCATCCATGCCGCCGGGTCCCGAAAACCCATTGGGTGAATTCGTAATGAAATTTTCCGCCGGCGCTTATGGGATTCATGGAACGGCAATGCCCTGGGGTGTTGGACGTTTGGTGAGTCATGGCTGCATACGGTGCTATCCCGAACACATCCGTATCCTTTACCCTCAGGTCCCCATAGGCGCAAAACTGGAGATCATTTATGAACCGGTTAAGATAGGCCAGAAAAACGGACAGATATTCGTAGAAGCCCACCCGGACGTCTATCGTAAAATTCCTGATTATATGCAGTATGCTACGGACAAGCTTGCAAAATGCCCTCTGGCCGATCGTGTAGATATGAATAAATTTCATATGGCCATAGATCTTCAGAACGGGGTGCCAACAAATATCACTCGCATCTCCGCTGAAGATTTTTCTCCAAAATTGGTTGGATTTTCACAAGAATGA
- the mlaD gene encoding outer membrane lipid asymmetry maintenance protein MlaD gives MDRKGLELGVGFFLLIGLICLSYLSFKLGDVHPFGRSGYDVHAIFSNVAGLKEKSAVTMAGVDIGQVKTIKLKDGRAEVTLNIKDGVKLEDDVIASIKTMGIIGDKYIAISPGASEDYIQPGGTIQDTQPPLDIEQLLGKFVFGSVDKSKNDGKGE, from the coding sequence ATGGATCGAAAAGGGCTGGAATTGGGTGTGGGTTTTTTTCTTCTGATTGGTCTTATATGTCTCTCGTATCTTTCTTTCAAACTGGGAGATGTTCATCCCTTTGGGAGATCGGGGTACGACGTGCATGCCATCTTTTCCAATGTGGCGGGTCTGAAGGAAAAATCTGCTGTCACCATGGCGGGAGTCGACATCGGTCAAGTGAAGACCATTAAGTTAAAAGATGGCCGAGCAGAGGTTACTTTGAACATCAAGGATGGGGTTAAATTGGAGGATGATGTCATTGCCAGCATCAAAACGATGGGAATCATTGGCGACAAGTATATCGCAATAAGTCCTGGCGCCTCTGAGGATTACATTCAGCCTGGTGGGACCATACAGGATACACAGCCCCCTTTGGATATCGAACAGTTGCTTGGAAAGTTTGTTTTTGGAAGTGTGGATAAATCCAAAAATGATGGCAAGGGGGAGTAG
- a CDS encoding MlaE family ABC transporter permease, whose translation MTRLVRYLGALVLDQLESLGRMGVFLYMVVRGIARPPGKYWFTVKQIQFIGTKSFFVIGFTATFTGMVLSLQGYYTLSKFGSEGLLGSAVALSLIRELGPVLTALMVTGRAGSAMCAEIGIMRIEEQIDALECMAIDPFSYLITPKLIAGLIALPLLTAYCDVVGIFGGYLVSVQLLGVSAGSFMDGLTSSVVWEDVYMGIVKSFSFAVLMIWICSYKGYYAGLDQGSFGPEEVSQATTQAVVYASISVLMSDYVITSILL comes from the coding sequence ATGACGCGATTGGTACGGTATCTCGGGGCTCTGGTTCTCGACCAGTTGGAGAGCCTGGGGCGGATGGGGGTCTTCCTTTACATGGTAGTACGCGGTATTGCCAGACCCCCCGGTAAATACTGGTTTACGGTCAAACAGATTCAATTTATCGGGACCAAGTCCTTTTTCGTGATCGGTTTTACTGCGACTTTTACCGGCATGGTATTGAGCCTTCAAGGTTATTACACCCTTTCAAAATTCGGTTCCGAAGGGCTTCTGGGATCTGCTGTTGCTTTGAGCTTGATACGGGAATTGGGGCCCGTACTCACTGCCCTCATGGTTACGGGACGAGCCGGGTCCGCCATGTGTGCCGAAATCGGAATCATGAGAATCGAAGAGCAAATCGATGCGTTGGAATGCATGGCCATCGACCCCTTTTCATATCTCATCACTCCCAAACTCATTGCCGGTTTGATTGCGCTGCCCCTGCTCACCGCATACTGCGATGTCGTTGGGATTTTCGGAGGGTATCTCGTCAGCGTGCAACTTCTGGGAGTAAGCGCTGGCTCCTTCATGGATGGATTGACATCGAGCGTGGTCTGGGAAGACGTTTACATGGGGATTGTGAAGTCCTTCAGCTTTGCCGTTCTGATGATCTGGATCTGTTCCTACAAGGGCTACTACGCCGGGCTGGATCAGGGAAGTTTTGGGCCCGAAGAAGTGAGTCAGGCAACGACACAAGCAGTCGTCTACGCGTCTATCTCGGTTCTGATGAGTGATTATGTGATTACCTCCATCTTACTATAA
- a CDS encoding ABC transporter ATP-binding protein, with the protein MIDIKGLNSYYKGRQVLFDVRFSIPGRQVTVIMGRSGCGKTTLLRHLIGLKPTAPGQIFIEGNDLGKFSGESMEAYRRRIGVLFQSGALFNSLSVSQNIAVPLKVHTRLPDETIGIMTLIKLNLVGLSDFGDYMPSQLSGGMRKRAGLARALAMDPEILFVDEPSSGLDPITAAGLDDLILELRDTLRMTIIVVTHELESAFKIADQMVVMDHGRLLASGTPEEIRNNRDETVVRFLEREADEQQAGTEKYLNRLLSR; encoded by the coding sequence ATGATCGATATCAAGGGTCTCAACAGCTACTACAAGGGACGACAGGTCCTTTTCGATGTCCGGTTCAGTATTCCCGGCAGGCAGGTGACGGTGATCATGGGACGCAGCGGATGTGGAAAAACCACGCTCCTCCGCCACCTCATCGGTTTGAAGCCAACCGCTCCCGGTCAAATTTTCATTGAAGGCAATGACTTGGGGAAATTCAGTGGAGAGAGTATGGAAGCCTATCGTCGCCGGATCGGCGTCCTCTTTCAGAGCGGAGCTCTTTTCAACTCCCTGTCGGTGAGTCAGAACATAGCGGTGCCGCTGAAGGTGCATACGCGTCTGCCCGACGAGACGATCGGCATCATGACCCTTATCAAGCTGAATCTTGTGGGGTTGTCCGATTTTGGAGACTATATGCCTTCGCAGCTTAGCGGCGGAATGCGGAAACGGGCCGGCCTTGCCCGCGCTCTGGCAATGGACCCGGAAATTCTTTTCGTTGACGAGCCTTCTTCGGGGCTCGATCCCATCACTGCAGCGGGCCTCGACGATTTGATTCTCGAGCTTCGTGATACCCTGAGGATGACCATCATCGTCGTGACCCACGAACTCGAGAGCGCCTTCAAAATTGCCGATCAGATGGTGGTCATGGATCATGGTCGCCTTCTTGCTTCGGGAACTCCGGAGGAGATTCGCAATAACCGTGATGAGACGGTGGTGCGTTTTCTTGAAAGAGAGGCGGATGAACAGCAGGCCGGCACGGAGAAATATCTGAATCGGCTTTTGAGCAGATGA
- a CDS encoding STAS domain-containing protein has protein sequence MSLKFYQNEPHEAVVQLEGAFDFNTAADIRKELIKIAKIKGLKTLEIDFSLTSKLDTAGIAVLVEVFRLLRRKGGEFNLVGLNENARQMIRLARLGEVFDKENQL, from the coding sequence GTGTCGCTCAAGTTTTATCAAAACGAACCTCATGAAGCCGTGGTGCAGCTGGAGGGGGCATTCGATTTCAATACTGCTGCGGATATTCGAAAAGAGCTCATCAAGATTGCCAAAATCAAAGGGCTGAAAACACTTGAAATCGACTTTTCCTTGACCTCCAAACTGGACACCGCGGGAATTGCCGTCCTGGTTGAGGTATTCAGGCTCCTCAGGCGGAAGGGCGGGGAGTTCAACCTTGTAGGATTGAATGAGAACGCGAGGCAGATGATTCGACTGGCGCGTCTCGGTGAAGTATTCGACAAAGAAAACCAGCTTTGA